The genomic segment ATGCGCTACGCTTAATGGAATCGCGGTTTCAACAGTCGcattcatattcatataacGCAGATTACACGCAAATCACACGGATCGTAAATTATCTAACCGATTTGCAATTCACTTCAGtagaagtaaaaattttaaaatgaatataaagatgtgtccaaaatcaaaaatttctaaaaaaatattttgttcattattttctctttaaaaatctaaaagaaaataatattattatttattgcttccGCTTTTAATCAAATGCATTTCACAAAATAAGCGCGATGTTGCATTCTAAGATTTTTAGTAATGCTTCGTGTTGACTTCGATGCTCCCTCATTAAACGTTTATCTCTTATCGCGACTCGCGCATGTATAAGGGTTACCTGCAACATATCTCAAGAGCGGTTGCAAAATTTATCGGCGATTTCGCCATAATGGCCACATGTTTTCGGGATTGTTTTGCCGTTATCTTTGAATTGGTTTAAGTTATTGTCGCGCACTTCGAGCTTCCGGGCAAAAGGTAGTCGCCTACAATTGTTGGCAGCACATAATGGCTATGATAGCGTATAACAATCAAGATCACAATATAAGATCACTTAAATAACAGTTAGCAATTAGTAGGCAATTAGCTACATTGATGACGATGATGGGCACGATACGGAACATTTTATTTGCTACACGTATTCTCGACATAATCGTTCATCCGCAATGTCGCGTTTTATCACTCCAAAATAACACAACGTTAGATAATGGGATTGCACGCTTtctgtcatttatttttaatccacatgcatatttagaaatatttgtacataatcatacaaaattatataattattgtgtgaGATGACACGTAGAAACGGTCGTGAGTGTCTCATTTCATTTTTCGCTTATAATCGACGATTCAATCATCGGAGTCTGCATTTATCTCGTAATAAAAGCAATTTGCGCGAATTCACGCGGAGGTCGAAGTTTTTCCTCGACGGATCATAAATCGTCCGTCGAGCGAGTCCGCCGCGCGCGTCACAAAgatcaaattcaaaattgataaCCGTTTGATAATGGCCTCGGACGACGCGATTTGTATGCGAAAAGCAGATTACGCGAATGGTAGAAAGACGGGCGCGATCGTAACGAGAATAGATGGAAATCCAATGCTCGACCTCTTCAGATCGATAAGATGAGAGTGAAACGATCGTGTCCATTGAGCGTGTGGAATTATAAAGAATGACTatgtagtataaaatattctacaaaaCCATATTTTGTTAAGCCCTcttatttcaacaaatttataaatgttacaaaGTATTTTAAGTTTAGAATTaaccaaaaatataatttcgttaTTTGTAATGttgttaattcttttaaagttCAATTCTTTGTCTCTtaactctctttctttttaaagatgaATTTTCGATCTATGAAATAACTCTACACCCATCGATACTTTGATGTTAAAATTGCTGccattctttttcaattttcggtTTCAGTTTTCTAGAAATAGAGAACGTCCAATATACCACCTTGTGTGTGCAATTTGTATGttggtaaaaaaagaaatttaactagaacttaaaaaaaaattacgaattttGTGGAAAAgtctgcaataatttttataactaaataataaaaaaaaaaaaatgtcacacaataatatacttaatacAATTGATCACATCTTTctacgtataaatatttcaacgtGTCTCACAAAGAGTTGTCACTCAAAAAATTGTTGTCGAGTTATGTTTAATGTGTTGtaaaagcaatttataatattccaaTACGCGAGGTATTTTCCTCACTTAGAAAGGATCGCAAGTTTCGTACAAATTATACGAAGAAGCTATAGCCTGGTAAGATCCAGTATCATGGGACCATTAATCTTCGTCTGGCGTCCCTTTGCCGTCAGATTAGGGAATCCTCCTTGATTCTCCCTAGGTCTCTCGCAATGGCGTAGCGCAAGGGCGAGCCTTAAAAGAGTCTCTCGACGAATCTTCGAAGGGCGCTTGATATAATAGTACAATCAAAGTTAATATTACCGTCAAGATTAAGTCTTGACACCTTCAACGCTAATTATACACAATTCTGCCTCTCTTGGCCTCTCCTGGATAATAAATCGGGTGACTAATTAACTCTCTGTAAAAGATATCTgaattagtataataatatacatacatttctgctttcgaaatttttcatctttatttgtAATGAATCTCGATTGAAGAATTACATTGGCTCGTAGATATCGAAATGTGCAACgtagatttaattaagaaaagtcAGATTTAATAACTGATGTAATTACAGTAAGATTGTCaagattaaatcattttactGCGAGAAATTAGGTTAATTGCATTTTGCTATCGCGCTTTTCCTCTTCTACCTTTTACATCCGGGAATCTTTGATAGCGAAGTCGACGTGATCCTTTACGCCATTGTTTGCGTGTTGCGGAACGATCCTTTTAGCGAGGTGTAAACGAATAAATCCGAATTCGTACTGGCGCTTTCGTTTGACGTTACGTCTACGTTGTCAGGCTTATCGTGCTCGCAATCGCAAATTTGTTGATAGCGTTATCGGGAACGCTGGTCTCTTTCTCGCGGAAGAACTCACGAACGCTTTAAATGTCGACATCCTCCTTCGTGACCGCGATACGTCGTTATCTCGCGAAAGATTTTGTTTCTCGACTGAAAGAGCATGCAATCCGCCGATTGTGAGTTGAGCATGCAGCCATCTCTATCGCACGCGTCGTATCTTGCATTTCTAATATGCCTTCCTGAATACTTAAACGTCCGCATTCCTTGTTAAGAATGCGAGATATAAAAGACGTGTAGGtttcataattttgcaataatatgtatatttttttattattatacgttttttttttatatttgtacgtTTCTTTTCAATTAGAGATAATTAACAGAATAGGACTGAAGAAACGCAGgggtaaaagtataaaaacataatataagtatgtacaagttataatattctcattttcatcattatcGTCCGTTTCCGGCGATATCCTACaatgagatattattttcaagcgTTTCATTTCTGCGCATTGTTGGCGGTCGCGATGCTGAGTGCATTAGAGTAAAGTGCATCCGAGCCCCCGGTTGCGTTATGCCATTATCAGGATTACCAGCGGGAAATGCCTCTCCTGTTTTTCTCCGGACCCGCGTAAAATTGTCTGGTTAATTGTATTTCATTGTTGACTCCGCGCAGAGCTCGCGTTGTCTCTGTGTGAGCGTGTATGTTcatcgagaaaaatatgtcaatGTTGACTGCGGAATCGCTAGTTAGCTTTACGCGCTTCGCTTTTagcgatatataaaaaaaaaatcacgattgTACAACGTGACTTTTTTACAATCcgcaatatttatatgccTGGCAGTTTAAAAATTGTCGGAAAGTAATTACCGTTCAAATTGAACGTTAATGTTCCATTATGATGCAGTAaataacatacataaaaaagaaaaaaaaataatatataaataataaattaaaaaaaaataattatatctttgaaaaatttaatattatttcaaaaaatttttaaaataataaatcataaaatattgaattataatatctattaacaaataaattaaacattgtacCTATTGTTTTTACAAGAAGTTTCATTAGCGTTACAGAAATACTCATCAGtataattgtgtaatatataaaacagtgtaatgtataaaaagaatctGTTTGTCTGAAAAGTTACTTTGTCTGAAATTTAGTAGTTTATACAAGTCAAAAATAGTTAAGAGTTTTATCTCTAAAGATCAAAGAATTAATGTCGCTTATtgcgtatattaaaaatattttattagttttgctgttaatgttttttacatttttaattgcacattttatttccattcTGAAATACGGCGttacaaaagtttttatttataagatccgcttttaataagaatttatactACTTGTTGCATGAAACTACCTCTTCTTTAAGCGCAGAAAGGTTCTTTTTGAAATGGTAATATAGTATGTGaacaatgtaattataattcccgcattctatttcaaatatattgataatatctaatagcaatatatatttaaaaattttttaaaacgacGAATTAAATTCTgctctataataattattcactttattaaaataaaatggcaGTCTCGATATCGAATAGCAATTAGcctcataattatatatgatagaaGGCTGCGTTTGCACAAAAACACCTGTGCGTGATATTTCTCATTGTTTTCCATTTAGGATTCAACGAGAGGAGAGAAGAATGTCCCTTTGGGCGCAGCGATTTGTGTGCTATGCGCGTTCACTGTGTGCTCACATCACCACAGATAATCAATTTTGtctaattaaaacttatattcaGCCGAGCGCCTCCGAATACTATACATACTGAAAGGTTGACAACCGCACATTGTCAAtgcacatataatacatatatttcactcCATTTGTTTGCTAAAATAGacgattatttcgaaaaattgttatattataatgatcagaagtatatgtgtatatataaatataaacgtatattgtttattgaataaattgctATTGTCTGTTAATTTCATGCTTCTTTTCAAAgcatgttaataaatatattaatgttacaaagcttattacttatttgtattttttgattttatttaaaaattgattttattttgctttttcttatattttttcgacttactaatttattcaaattttatttctgatattatatttatataataccataagaataatatattttgcttacatgaataatttcttcaaGGATACGCCGAAACGTGTGATCGTCGCGCTTCGATTGTAAGCCTTCCTACTAACGTTATCGCGTCTGCATTACAATCGAATTCGTGCGAAGAGCCGAGAAGCGATGAATGCAGAGACGAGACATATCAATGTTTAAAGATACGTCAATACACAGGAATCttggatattatattatccacTTTGTGAATGATATTATTGGTATGAGGAAATATGCAATCATCGTGAGTATAAAAGAACACAGTTTCGAACGAGAGCAATTACTTAGCAGAAGTATTAAAGTAGTTCATTTCGttgtgctaaaaaaaaaaaaaacgttatttACGAATAACCACTATGGTACAAAGGCACGTCTTGTCTGCGATCTTCTTGGCGCTTGTTTCTCtcaatgtatgtatgtacacattACActtttgatattgattttctatttaaaaatattttacattttgtaaaattattacacaggTGATACAAGCAGGAGTGATACCACAAGGATGGTTCCAACATGAAAATCTTcccaattttataaatctcttaGACTTACCCAGTTCGTTTCACGATTTTTCTGATCATGTTGCCACATTAGCGACTAGTGCTCTCAGCGGTGTCAGACCGTACTTCGATACCTTTCATACTCATTTAAGTGATATTTTGCCTCATAATGGTATACTGCATCGTGTTATTAATAGAATACAATCGGGTCTTACCAATCCGGCATTTCTAAACGGAGCTGCAGACGCTGTTACAAACGCTCTTGCATCGAGAGTTGTGCCCAACACCGATTATCTTAGACCAGGTATTTTTGGAAGACGTCTTTTCGGCAATAATGGAGGAACAGACCTTGGTAGTAATGCAGCACCCGCTGCAACTGCTAATGCCGCTAGTTCTGCAACCTGAGATTCTAAGcttttatattgattgattaaatatatatcaagattataaaactataacatgtactttcaatatttatcgtaaattaCACATGTTGAAATTGCAAAACTtttgtttattacataaaaaaataaaatatattttaataaatacgtcACGatgttgttaattaatataacataactgtatattttattaacattttttgggttgtataactattttatatttttaaatttatttattagtttttacgTAGCtaaaagaaacatatatagaGATTGaacaattaaacatttatttatcatatcatcaaaatatatttatatatctttgataacctaaatacatgcatatatttaataaaagcagAACGCTGACAAGCGAGTTTTCAGTGTAAGGTTTACATTGCTTGTATGCTAAACTCGTCTCacgtttgcataaaattactaGCATGTTAATTTTGTCACATTTGCAACAGAgttttaataagtttatgtataatttttaataagttttttataagttaattttttaataagtttatgtataattttttaaataattttattgctctATCCCTAAATAATTTGacttattaaaacattacatGTGTATGGACAAGCCATAACTGTAACAAATTAGCTGGTATTccactaaaattttattatttgtttcatataGAGGAGTAgcgataaaatgaatataattttataaattctgctataaattctaattagtAAAAGTATTGCGACATTTAGATATACAGAAACGGCAATATAAATCTCTTTGACAGAAACAGCAAAGAAAGCAATTAACGATCGCCAATGCCAATTAGTCGTATCGTTATCTTATCGTCCTTGCACGAGTCATTTTCTACCTGACATTTTGATCATAACTATACTTGCATTGTGTTGATGTagcatttttttcatcattttctattatagaaaataactttttattataattatatatacgcacacattctcaattttaaataaatttaataccgTAAGAGCAAAACCATGATATTGAGTAATATCAATTGTCAAATATCAATCACAcaggaatatatattgtattatatatccgagaaaattaataggacaatgtgtatgtgtgtgtgtgtgtgcgtgtatgacAATATTCGGTAAAtagttttattgcaaaatcgtTTGACAGCTCAAAGAGTTAAACATATAAAGGCAGACATCACTGTATGTGAAACGTTGTCCGTGCAAAATCATGCGAATGATTCAGACGTATTGCTGAATATGCATAGTAAATCAATGTATTCCCAATCGGATCGTATCATTTAGAGGGCATAATCGCATCGAGTCCGGGATATCATCGTCGACTGCTATCACTGCGCGTTCATTCCCGTGTCCCACGTCAGCATGTCGAGTGATTTGAGAACAATATCAACGACGTGCATTCGTCCCAACCAATGAGAACGGATACAGAGTTACGCACACGAATTTGCATAACTCGGTTCGTTGCGGACGTGCGGTGCATAGCCCGATGGTTGGTGTTGTCGTGCGATTTCATTCATAACGTCATCGAGCGGTTTCTCTTTTGCGGGAACGCAAAAAAAATGACTTTCAACAAAAATAGCAATATGgtagatatttcaaaaaaattttaaattaaaatacttaatatgATATAGAGCAGGTATTTTATACGCGCAAAACAATACATGTTTTCCCACATTATCTTTttgataattgtttaaataaaaaaaaaaatatatattaaagtttaaaatttatcaaaaattaaaaatatatttttgtataacttGCCATCTCTATTTGACATAAGGACGCTCTGAAATAACCAACATAagcaatattattcaaaaatagcTCGATATCGCTCTACTCATATTTCACTAGTGATACAAAAGTGCATTACGAACCAGTAGATTAAACTTTTCTCATCAAGCACGCGGCGGCGAATACTTCCGACATAACAAGCTCCCCTTCGACCACTCGGTTGACGAAGTACAATAAAGTTTGCTCGCTTTTCCACGATGACTTTTTCAATTCTCTTTCATGGATTTTGCACGCGCGCGCTACTTTTCGGATTGTCAGCTGCAATCTcactaattttttcaaaacttcTTTCTATTGGTTTTTAGTTACAAGTAATTTTGGGAATGTTAGAAGAAACgacagtattaaaatatatcaagtttCGCGGGATATTAGAGCAAAATCTTGAAGAAATTTGATAagctttattttgtaattatattgtgtatttaaatatgaaagagCGGAAATTTCTTGTATTAACGTACGCACATATTGTATTTGCTATacgtgattatataataaattttattgaagaatGTGCAAGCTGAGCAGAGAGTATGCATGCTCGAGCACCAATTGTatcactttatattaaaacatgcaGCGTATAGTGCTGCGAGAGTGTCAGCAGTGCTGACATTTGTCTTGCATGTCCCACAGCTGTCGCTAAGCTGCTTCAATTTCGCAATTCATCtggtatatatttctattctgTGAATATGTGCATGTTGATGCTCCGTGCTTCGTATGCATACTAGTAATGATAACATAGTCTTGTTTAGTTTACAGAAAATCATGATatcgtttataattaatgtgctAAACGCAGAAGCTGCACTTGTTGAGAATACtgctgatattattaaatgatatattttaatatatgtcgcaatataaatatcgctGTCTAAAAAGTGTcagttttatatttcgatataaattttaataaaactgtgtaaatgtcaaaaaaaattaaaagactcAAAAATCccgaataataaaacaatcactcttattattaattgtatttattattattatttattattattattaattattattagctttgttattattaatgtttatctgACCTGCTACAActgtcaattattaattacttgaaTTACAGatctgttattaaattttaaccaCGCCATAAGCCTATGttgttttttcttacaaatatcAACAACatccatttattaattttatcattattaatgtaattcgCATATTTGACTGCACATTGTACTACTAATCTGCGATATACGACGGCGTTTATAAGAATTTCAATTTGCATAAGACTtacttttataagaatatacatataatattcgtTGTACTGGACTATGTTCCTCGAAAACTTCTCTTTGAAATGTTAATGCGCGCGGATGATGCATCAGCTATAATTTTCGCAGTTTCCATGAGATGGATACGAGCAGATGAGACAGCTCCGTTATAATGCGATGTTTTGCATTCGGTGACCATGATTATAAAAACGCAGATTAAAAGAGCGATATGTGCCTAATGTCGCGGCATAAATGTGCCTCGGAACAAGGCAAAAAGGGAAATGCTTCGATATTCGCACGAATATTCTCAATACACGGAGTATACAGGACTGATTGGTATGACATTGAGGCAATTTCCAGCAATTATCGGGGAAGATGGACAGATATCAATAGAGACATATCGGAACTAATGCTATGATGACATAATGGACAAATAAAGGCCAGCCAATTTCGATTAGTTTCTAGGAAGGTATTATacgtaaaaaatagatttataaagtaatagaaaataatagatttgctgaaataaaatagattttatcattcaaattttaattttatttgctatatatGGACTTGCcacattaaagaaaattgttcattaattttaatttgtttttgtagatatattttaatattaattacaacaaaaAGATGTCAAAAAAAGTAAGCGAgaaatagtttaaattaaagattgaattattttatcaagtatgttatctaatatttttagataaattttgtgtgtaaaatattgaagaaatattcttataaacaCATTTTGATTCGTGtggatatatgtaattataataaaattactaatataatatatataagatggaaaataaaaaatgataagatttTCGTTCCAGAagtgcatttattattattattactatatataacaatgtatatacgaaattatattatgtacacgTGACATATAAGAAACGAAAGATACACCAAATGACGAAGATCGTGATGTAATAAGCGAGTGTCGAAGAGATCGTCGCGCGAAGGTCCTTTATTCATATTGCCGAATAATTCGAATTACAAGTGTCCACGAATGATACCGCCTAATCCGGCATGTCCAGCGGCGATGCTACCAGATGGGCCAGCAATCAAAGCGGGGGCTGCGACTGGTCCGGCGAGGGCTGCTGGACCTACAGCAGGACCAGCAAGCACCGCtcctaaaaaatatgacatcgaaaaacttataaatatatatattataaatatcttaaatacaaataaataattgtacaagtgaatattttaaacaatgtaAGGATACacaaagcttttttttatttttattttctctaaaataataaatttttttaaacgaaagaaatttcttaaatctaaaacaaataatattctagtTCTTtctatttagttatttataatattttttcaaaattaacaaattaaaaaaatttttagaatttaaatatatatattatacatgtaatatataaaatttatacataaatcgatttaaaaaataaatttaattcaaaaagcagtaaaatatatttatagaaagatttaaatctaatttcttttgtaaagaaatatgaaaaatttatttactagaataaaataaacaaagggattttataatttttgtaagattAAGAAATCaaagtgttttaaaaaatgtaaactaaCAATAAACATTGACAGTACGTTACATTGCAATAACGTTATGTGATATTTTGCCAATAAAAGCCAAACAAACAACAGGGCAAACAAGCTGATATATActgttgtattttatttcaattgttattaaaatatgtctcgTAACAGTAAGATCATATATTCACATAATAAAgccagatatttatattatattaacgtaTCAATATTGGAATTCTAAATACTctctaaatttcaaatttttcaaaatttctcaaatctctcaaatccctctctctctttttttcttctataatataataatttatttataacacacacaacaatttatatttatcttgccATTTTAATTcgacataaataaattctcaatttattgtttcttaCCATAAGCTGCAGGCAACCCCCCCCAGCCCCCCCAGGCTGGTGCCGCAAGGCCAAGAGCGGGGGCAATCACTGCCGTCTGTCCGGTGACGCTACCGGAAACGACCGACGGTCCAGCAACTGATCCGGTCACGACGGCGCCGCCATCGACAGCCCCGGAGATGCGCGCGGGTCCGACCACCGGGCCTGATAGTACAGATGGTCCGTTTTGAGGTCCAGCGAGAGCCGCGGGGCCTAAAATCGGACCGGCTAGAGCGGCGCCAAGGCCCAGATAGCCTGACGGAGCCGCGGTCGCGACCGACAGAACCGCTACGAGGAGAATCACGATCGAGGAATACATGATGAAGAGGTGGACGATGAAACGAACGTCTAGATGAATTTTCCTTGATGGCTGAGGTGGATGTGGCTGCCATCGATTGGTGTCCAACGCGCTTTTATAGAGACATTGTCTCCCCGAACGCTGGTCCAACGCTACCACCGACCCCAAGGGCGGGGCACAGGACACGCCAAACATTCTCTACGAGCTGGGCAAGCTGCGACGCCGATTAATCTAGTGTTGGTGACAACTAGAGTGTACCTCTAACACCTCACCTCTCGTGTGTCTTGCCACGAGGGTCGCGCCGCTCCAT from the Cataglyphis hispanica isolate Lineage 1 chromosome 20, ULB_Chis1_1.0, whole genome shotgun sequence genome contains:
- the LOC126856975 gene encoding uncharacterized protein LOC126856975 isoform X1, whose amino-acid sequence is MVQRHVLSAIFLALVSLNVIQAGVIPQGWFQHENLPNFINLLDLPSSFHDFSDHVATLATSALSGVRPYFDTFHTHLSDILPHNGILHRVINRIQSGLTNPAFLNGAADAVTNALASRVVPNTDYLRPGIFGRRLFGNNGGTDLGSNAAPAATANAASSAT
- the LOC126856975 gene encoding uncharacterized protein LOC126856975 isoform X2 produces the protein MYVIQAGVIPQGWFQHENLPNFINLLDLPSSFHDFSDHVATLATSALSGVRPYFDTFHTHLSDILPHNGILHRVINRIQSGLTNPAFLNGAADAVTNALASRVVPNTDYLRPGIFGRRLFGNNGGTDLGSNAAPAATANAASSAT
- the LOC126856971 gene encoding LOW QUALITY PROTEIN: tetra-peptide repeat homeobox protein 1-like (The sequence of the model RefSeq protein was modified relative to this genomic sequence to represent the inferred CDS: deleted 1 base in 1 codon) produces the protein MAATSTSAIKENSSRVRFIVHLFIMYSSIVILLVAVLSVATAAPSGYLGLGAALAGPILGPAALAGPQNGPSVLSGPVVGPARISGAVDGGAVVTGSVAGPSVVSGSVTGQTAVIAPALGLAAPAWGGWGGLPAAYGAVLAGPAVGPAALAGPVAAPALIAGPSGSIAAGHAGLGGIIRGHL